Proteins encoded in a region of the Dendropsophus ebraccatus isolate aDenEbr1 chromosome 11, aDenEbr1.pat, whole genome shotgun sequence genome:
- the ZFX gene encoding zinc finger X-chromosomal protein isoform X1, which yields MEEDVAELALQTDPHAFFHTSGTGTSHLNGNEIIVEIQETVFVADGDGGMAVQGYPDDADSVVIQDVIEDVVIEDVQCSDILEGTRVSETVIIPEQVLEDEIGPDSEEQELEEDVLSSCDVPENVLDSDLVEGALTVARSENAVHPDHVVGDEIAEDGLGDDMISEEVLVADCASEAVIDANGIPVQGPDGEEVNCDDYLMISLDDTEKIGECSEEIAMGGEVDGDPAKLDGSCPEVIKVYIFKADPGEDLGGTVDIVESESENDPGDGLLDPHTGGRLPREKMVYMTVNDSQTDDNDLDVAEIADEVYMEVIVGEEDAAITHEHQLDDAELSKTFMPVAWAAAYGNNINNNLEGVEHRNGTASALLHIDESDGLDRLSKQKPKKKRRGENRQYQTAIIIGPDGHPLTVYPCMICGKKFKSRGFLKRHMKNHPEHLVRKKYRCTDCDYTTNKKVSLHNHLESHKLSAAVIKTEKDLDCDECGKVFLHANALFAHKLTHKEKAGNKMHKCKFCDYETAEQGLLNRHLLAVHSKSFPHICVECGKGFRHPSELKKHMRTHTGEKPYICQYCDYKSADSSNLKTHVKTKHSKEMPFKCEICLQTFADSKDLQAHVILHQESKSHQCLHCDHKSSNSSDLKRHIISVHTKDYPHKCEVCEKGFHRPSELKKHEAAHRGKKMHQCRHCEFQIADPFVLSRHILSVHTKELPFRCKRCRKGFRQQQELKKHMKSHSGKKVYQCEYCEYNTTDASGFKRHVISIHTKDYPHRCDYCKKGFRRPSEKNQHTMKHHKEASLV from the exons ATGGAAGAAGATGTAGCCGAGCTTGCGCTGCAGACAGACCCGCATGCTTTTTTCCATACTTCAG GAACAGGAACCTCTCATCTTAATGGCAATGAGATAATTGTGGAAATCCAAGAGACTGTCTTTGTTGCAGATGGAGACGGAGGCATGGCCGTTCAGGGATATCCTGATGACGCTGACTCTGTTGTTATTCAGGACGTAATTGAAGATGTGGTCATTGAGGACGTACAGTGTTCTGACATTTTGGAGGGAACGCGGGTATCGGAGACTGTAATAATACCAGAGCAGGTTTTAGAAGATGAGATTGGTCCTGACTCTGAGGAACAGGAACTAGAAGAAGATGTGTTATCCAGTTGTGATGTCCCTGAGAATGTCTTAGACTCTGATTTAGTAGAAGGAGCATTGACTGTTGCCAGAAGTGAAAATGCTGTTCATCCAGATCATGTAGTGGGAGATGAGATCGCAGAGGATGGCCTTGGTGACGACATGATTTCAGAAGAGGTCCTTGTGGCAGACTGTGCTTCTGAGGCTGTGATTGACGCTAATGGTATTCCAGTGCAAGGTCCTGATGGAGAAGAAGTCAATTGTGATGACTACCTTATGATCTCTT TGGACGATACTGAAAAGATTGGTGAGTGCTCAGAAGAAATCGCTATGGGTGGTGAAGTGGATGGTGACCCAGCTAAGTTGGATGGATCATGTCCAGAAGTCATCAAGGTTTACATCTTTAAGGCAGATCCTGGTGAAGACTTGG gtgGCACTGTAGACATTGTGGAAAGTGAATCTGAAAATGATCCTGGGGATGGACTTCTTGATCCTCATACTGGAGGCCGTCTTCCTCGTGAAAAGATGGTTTACATGACTGTAAATGATTCTCAGACTGATGATAATGATTTGG ATGTTGCAGAAATTGCTGATgaggtgtatatggaggtgattGTTGGAGAGGAAGATGCTGCAATAACTCATGAACATCAGCTGGATGATGCCGAACTAAGCAAGACTTTCATGCCAGTAGCCTGGGCTGCAGCTTACG gtaataatataaataacaacCTTGAAGGAGTGGAGCACAGGAATGGCACTGCTAGTGCCCTTTTGCACATAGATGAATCTGATGGACTGGACAGGCTATCAAAGCaaaaaccaaagaagaaaaggaGGGGGGAAAACCGTCAGTACCAAACAG CCATAATTATTGGTCCTGATGGCCACCCACTTACTGTTTACCCATGTATGATCTGTGGCAAGAAATTCAAATCACGAGGCTTTCTGAAGAGGCACATGAAGAATCACCCGGAACATCTGGTTCGTAAGAAATATCGCTGCACAGACTGTGATTATACCACCAATAAAAAAGTAAGTCTACACAACCACCTGGAGAGTCACAAATTGTCTGCTGCAGTCATTAAAACAGAAAAAGATCTGGATTGTGATGAATGCGGAAAAGTATTTCTACATGCTAATGCATTGTTTGCCCACAAGCTGACACACAAGGAAAAAGCGGGCAACAAAATGCACAAGTGCAAGTTCTGCGATTATGAAACGGCTGAACAAGGGTTACTAAATAGACACCTTTTGGCCGTGCACAGCAAGAGCTTCCCACACATCTGTGTGGAGTGTGGAAAAGGTTTCCGTCATCCATCTGAATTAAAGAAGCACATGCGCACTCATACAGGTGAGAAGCCATATATCTGTCAATATTGTGACTACAAATCTGCTGACTCCTCTAATTTGAAAACCCATGTTAAGACAAAGCACAGCAAAGAAATGCCATTCAAGTGTGAGATATGTCTCCAGACATTCGCAGACTCTAAAGATCTGCAGGCACATGTCATCCTGCATCAGGAGAGCAAAAGTCACCAGTGCCTGCATTGTGATCACAAAAGCTCTAACTCAAGTGACCTGAAAAGGCATATTATCTCTGTGCACACCAAGGATTATCCACACAAGTGTGAAGTGTGTGAGAAGGGCTTCCACCGGCCCTCCGAGCTTAAAAAGCATGAAGCTGCACACAGGGGTAAAAAGATGCATCAGTGCAGGCATTGCGAGTTCCAGATTGCTGACCCTTTTGTGTTGAGTCGACACATCTTGTCTGTACATACTAAGGAGTTGCCATTCAGGTGCAAACGCTGCCGTAAAGGCTTCAGGCAGCAACAAGAACTAAAAAAGCACATGAAGTCTCACAGTGGTAAAAAAGTTTATCAGTGTGAGTACTGCGAATACAACACCACAGACGCTTCTGGTTTTAAACGCCATGTCATCTCCATCCACACCAAAGACTATCCCCACAGATGCGACTACTGCAAGAAAGGCTTTCGACGGCCATCTGAAAAGAATCAGCACACCATGAAACATCATAAAGAAGCTAGCTTAGTGTGA
- the ZFX gene encoding zinc finger X-chromosomal protein isoform X2 has product MEEDVAELALQTDPHAFFHTSVDDTEKIGECSEEIAMGGEVDGDPAKLDGSCPEVIKVYIFKADPGEDLGGTVDIVESESENDPGDGLLDPHTGGRLPREKMVYMTVNDSQTDDNDLDVAEIADEVYMEVIVGEEDAAITHEHQLDDAELSKTFMPVAWAAAYGNNINNNLEGVEHRNGTASALLHIDESDGLDRLSKQKPKKKRRGENRQYQTAIIIGPDGHPLTVYPCMICGKKFKSRGFLKRHMKNHPEHLVRKKYRCTDCDYTTNKKVSLHNHLESHKLSAAVIKTEKDLDCDECGKVFLHANALFAHKLTHKEKAGNKMHKCKFCDYETAEQGLLNRHLLAVHSKSFPHICVECGKGFRHPSELKKHMRTHTGEKPYICQYCDYKSADSSNLKTHVKTKHSKEMPFKCEICLQTFADSKDLQAHVILHQESKSHQCLHCDHKSSNSSDLKRHIISVHTKDYPHKCEVCEKGFHRPSELKKHEAAHRGKKMHQCRHCEFQIADPFVLSRHILSVHTKELPFRCKRCRKGFRQQQELKKHMKSHSGKKVYQCEYCEYNTTDASGFKRHVISIHTKDYPHRCDYCKKGFRRPSEKNQHTMKHHKEASLV; this is encoded by the exons ATGGAAGAAGATGTAGCCGAGCTTGCGCTGCAGACAGACCCGCATGCTTTTTTCCATACTTCAG TGGACGATACTGAAAAGATTGGTGAGTGCTCAGAAGAAATCGCTATGGGTGGTGAAGTGGATGGTGACCCAGCTAAGTTGGATGGATCATGTCCAGAAGTCATCAAGGTTTACATCTTTAAGGCAGATCCTGGTGAAGACTTGG gtgGCACTGTAGACATTGTGGAAAGTGAATCTGAAAATGATCCTGGGGATGGACTTCTTGATCCTCATACTGGAGGCCGTCTTCCTCGTGAAAAGATGGTTTACATGACTGTAAATGATTCTCAGACTGATGATAATGATTTGG ATGTTGCAGAAATTGCTGATgaggtgtatatggaggtgattGTTGGAGAGGAAGATGCTGCAATAACTCATGAACATCAGCTGGATGATGCCGAACTAAGCAAGACTTTCATGCCAGTAGCCTGGGCTGCAGCTTACG gtaataatataaataacaacCTTGAAGGAGTGGAGCACAGGAATGGCACTGCTAGTGCCCTTTTGCACATAGATGAATCTGATGGACTGGACAGGCTATCAAAGCaaaaaccaaagaagaaaaggaGGGGGGAAAACCGTCAGTACCAAACAG CCATAATTATTGGTCCTGATGGCCACCCACTTACTGTTTACCCATGTATGATCTGTGGCAAGAAATTCAAATCACGAGGCTTTCTGAAGAGGCACATGAAGAATCACCCGGAACATCTGGTTCGTAAGAAATATCGCTGCACAGACTGTGATTATACCACCAATAAAAAAGTAAGTCTACACAACCACCTGGAGAGTCACAAATTGTCTGCTGCAGTCATTAAAACAGAAAAAGATCTGGATTGTGATGAATGCGGAAAAGTATTTCTACATGCTAATGCATTGTTTGCCCACAAGCTGACACACAAGGAAAAAGCGGGCAACAAAATGCACAAGTGCAAGTTCTGCGATTATGAAACGGCTGAACAAGGGTTACTAAATAGACACCTTTTGGCCGTGCACAGCAAGAGCTTCCCACACATCTGTGTGGAGTGTGGAAAAGGTTTCCGTCATCCATCTGAATTAAAGAAGCACATGCGCACTCATACAGGTGAGAAGCCATATATCTGTCAATATTGTGACTACAAATCTGCTGACTCCTCTAATTTGAAAACCCATGTTAAGACAAAGCACAGCAAAGAAATGCCATTCAAGTGTGAGATATGTCTCCAGACATTCGCAGACTCTAAAGATCTGCAGGCACATGTCATCCTGCATCAGGAGAGCAAAAGTCACCAGTGCCTGCATTGTGATCACAAAAGCTCTAACTCAAGTGACCTGAAAAGGCATATTATCTCTGTGCACACCAAGGATTATCCACACAAGTGTGAAGTGTGTGAGAAGGGCTTCCACCGGCCCTCCGAGCTTAAAAAGCATGAAGCTGCACACAGGGGTAAAAAGATGCATCAGTGCAGGCATTGCGAGTTCCAGATTGCTGACCCTTTTGTGTTGAGTCGACACATCTTGTCTGTACATACTAAGGAGTTGCCATTCAGGTGCAAACGCTGCCGTAAAGGCTTCAGGCAGCAACAAGAACTAAAAAAGCACATGAAGTCTCACAGTGGTAAAAAAGTTTATCAGTGTGAGTACTGCGAATACAACACCACAGACGCTTCTGGTTTTAAACGCCATGTCATCTCCATCCACACCAAAGACTATCCCCACAGATGCGACTACTGCAAGAAAGGCTTTCGACGGCCATCTGAAAAGAATCAGCACACCATGAAACATCATAAAGAAGCTAGCTTAGTGTGA